CGCGGACGGCCGGCTGGCGTTCGGCGGGCGCGGCGCGCCGTACCACTTCGGCTCGGCGGTCCGGCCCGAGTTCGACCGCGATCCGCGCGTCTTCGCGTCGCTCGCGGCCACGCTCCGCGACCTCTTCCCCGCGCTGCCGGACGACGTAGACATCACGCACACCTGGGGCGGCCCGCTCGGCGTCGCCCGCGACTGGCACGCCTCGGTCGGTCTCGCGCACGGCTTCGCCTGGGCCGGTGGTTACGTCGGCGACGGCGTCGGCACCAGCAACCTGGCCGGCCGCACCCTCGCCGACCTGATCACGGGCGAGTCCACCGCGCTGACCCGGCTGCCCTGGGTCGGTCACCGCTCGCCGCGCTGGGAGCCGGAGCCGCTCCGCTGGCTCGGCGTCAACGCCGGCCTGACCGTCATGGGCACCGCCGACGCCGCCGAGTCCCGCTCCGGCCGCCCCTCGCGCCGCGCCGCGCTCTTCGACCGCCTCCTCGGCGGCTGAGTTCCTCGACCACCGAAGCGCCCCGCAACGGAATGGGCCCCGGATCGCGGTGCGATCCGGGGCCCGTCACGGGTGATGCGTCAGGAGAGCGGCGCGCCGCCCGGCTGAAGCACGCCGTTCACCGTGAGGGTGTACGGCGCGTACTGCTGGATCTGCTCGGTGGGCTCGTCGTAGGCGACGACCGCGACCACCTTCGGGAAGGCGGCGAGCAGCAGGGTGGAGAGCTGGCCGAGCTTCAGCGAGTTCTTCCCGTCGTACTCGAACTGCCAGGAGACGCCGAGCTTCTCGTCGATGCCGATCAGCTTGACGTTCCAGTTGTCGACCGGGGTCGGGGAGACCTCGGACGGCGAGTCGAACGGGTCGAGGCTGGAGCCGTCGCTGACCGGCGTGCCGCCGACCGCGATGTCGTCGACGAGCAGACCGCCCTCGTTGACGCCGCCGTCGGAGACGTACCGGATGCTGATCAGCACCGACTGGCCGGCGTAGGCCGACAGGTCGTAGCTGTGCGGCTCGAAGCCGTCGGTGGTGCCGTTCAGGCCGGGGCCGAGCGGGGCGTCGACGGTCCGGTCACCCGGGATGATCGTGTACGTCTTGCCGCCGTCCGTCGACACGGAGACGTACCCGTAGTCGTAGTCGGCCTCGGCGCCGTACTTCGCGAGGAAGGTCAGCGTCGGGGACGCGGCCGGAACCGTCGACTCGAACACGGCGGACGCGTCGGTGTTGTTCTCGTTGCCGGAGAACAGCACCGGGTTGCCCGGGCGGTCCGGGTCGTCGTTCACGATCGTCCACTGCAGCGGCTGGGTGGGCAGCGTCGCCGCGCCGGTGAACTGCACCGAGCGGAGATCCTTGCCCTTCAGCGCCCGGCCGTTGCGGTCCTGCAGCAGCACGTAGTCGGCACCGTTGGGTGCGGCGCCGGGCGTCGCGTTCGCGGTCGGGTTGGCCAGGTTGACCGTGGAGGTCAGGCTGGCGCTGGTGACCCGGCTCTTCGGGACGCCGAGCGAGACACCCCACCGGCCGCCGACGATCTTGTCCAGCAGCACCATCGACTGGTAGTCGTGGATCAGCTGGTAGATGTCCTTGACGCCCTCCTTCTTCGCCAGCGCGGCCACGCTGGCCAGGCCCTGCAGGTCCGCGTCCCGGTGCAGCGCGGTCAGGAAGTCCGGACCGTACCGGTCGTGCAGGAACTGCATGAACTCGTACGCGTTGCCGTAGTCGGCGAGCACCGCGGCCGGGTTCGGGCTCTCGCCCCAGAGGGTGAGCGAGTTCTCCGGACCGCCGCAGTCACGCGGGTTGGTGTTGAAGTCGGTTTGCACCGGGCCGAAGCCCTGGAAGCAGACCAGGTGACCGTCCTGACCGGACTCGTACACGGTCGCAGCCGTGTTCGAGTAGCCCACCAGGAACTGCGCGTAGTCGGACAGGCCCTCGTTAACCCAGGTCGACTCGTCCGGGTCCACGTAGGACAGCAGCAGGTGCTGCCACTCGTGGGCGAACGTGCCCTCGTAGGCGCGCGGCCGGGCCGGGCGGCTGGTGCAGACGTCGTCGGTCGGCTCGTTCGGCGGGTTCGCACCGGTGCGGTGCGCCCAGTCGAACGCGTCGATGGTCTGGACGTTGCGGTCGGTGTAGTTGTTGATCGCCGTGGAGAAGAAGCCGGCAATGTACGTGCTGGCGGCCGGGAAGTCGTAGAAGTTGTCGTCCCGGACGTTGTCCACCAGCGTGACGGTCTTGTCGCCGTCGCCGGTGAAGTCGCGGCCGGGCAGCGTCGCGTTCGTCCCGTCGCGGTCCGGCGGCGTGCTGAACGCCGCCGTCTCCTTCGGGTAGATGTTCGTGTCGAACTCGGTCACCAGCGCGTTGACCTGCTCGTCCGTCACCACGGTCGCGCCGGTCGGGTTACGGCAGTCGCCCTCGGGGAAGGCGGTGTCGTTGGCGACCCAGACCTCGATCTTCTCGCCCACGCCGCGAAGCGTGTAGTCCTTGAAGTAGTACTGACCCGCGGCGTCGTCCAGTGCCAGCCACTGGCGAACCGTGCCGACCGGCGGCGTGGCCGCCGCGGTGGTGACCGGTGCGCTCCGCCGGGCCTGCGTCGAGACGGCGTCGTCGAGCTTGTAGGTCTTGACTCTGTCCTGGTCCAGCACCCGCATGTCACTGGCGTAGGGCTCGATCGTCCCGCCGGGCTCGGCCGCCGCAGGTTGCGCCGGAACCATTGCCACGAGCGGGATGGCCACGATCGCGGCCGCCGCTCCCCGGACCACATGGCTGCGTGCCATGAAACTCCCTTCGGAGGGGTTCTCGTCCGCCCGGCAGACCATCCACATCGATCTGAGCTTGGCAAATGCATCGATCGCCGGGCCGGACGTGACGTTACGCCGAAGGCGGGTCGCGGGCCGCTCCCCGAAAGGCTGCAAGGGAAATCCCGGCTAACACCATGCGAACGAAACCCCAAAAAGGGCATACGACCCCGGGAGTACGTGGTAGAGCGCGCGGAATTGCCGGAAAGAACCGGTCAGGCCGGCGGGATGACGCGCAGGTGCCCGCGACGCCCGGTCTGCGGGCCGGGCTGCCCCGGTGCGGGCTTCTGCTCGTAATCCTCCGGGCGCGGCTGCACCGGCCGGGCCGCCTCGCGCACCGCCTCGGCCAGCGCGACCAGATCGTCCGTGGTGGGCGGCGGCGGCGTGAACTCGCCCTCGTGCCGGACCAGCTCCCAGCCGCGCGGCGCGGTCAGGCTGCGGGCATGCGGCTCGCACAGGTCGTAGGTGTGCGGCTCGGCGAATGCGGAGAGCGGGCCGACCACGGCCGTGGATTCCGTGTAGACATAGGTCAACGTCGCTACGGCCTGCCGGGGGCAGCCGTTTCGGGAGCAACGCCGTGGTGACCTCACGGCAGAACGTTATCTCCCTTACCCGCTCCGCGCCCACGCGCGCGACTGCGACACGCCGACCACGCGATGATCACGATTCGGCGACACGCGGGAACGCGCGGTACCGGGCCGCGCCACGGGCCGCTCCGGCCGGACTACCCTGGGAACCGTGACCGAGCGGACCAGCCCAGCCTCCGCGGGCCCGACCAGCGCAGGGGGCCCGACCAGCGCGGGGGGCTCGACCAGCGCGGGCGGCCCGACCAGCGCCGCGGGTCCGACCAGCGCCGGGCCGGGCCGCCGTCCCCGGCGCGACCGCCACGGGCGCGGGCTGCGCGGGCGACTGGTGCCCGCCACCGTGCCGCTGGCCCGCACCAAGGCGGAGATCTTCGACGACCTGGTGCTGGACACGGTCGAGAGCCTGGAGCGGCGGTACGCGAAGGAGCTGGCCGGCGTCGAGTTCGCGGTCGAGGACGTGCCGCCGGATCTGAACGTCTACGACAGCGACGTGCTGGAGGACGGCGAGGTGCCGCTGGCCCGGCTGCTGCCCGGCCGACCCGGCCGGCAGGAGGTGCCGCCGCGGATCGTGCTCTACCGCCGGCCGCTGGAGTTCCGCGCGATGGACCGCGAGGACCTGGCCGACCTGGTGCACGACGTGATCATCGAGCAGGTGGCGAACCTGCTCGGTGTCGACCCGGACGAGCTCTCCTCGTAAGAGCGCCCCCCGGCGGCCCGTCGGGCCGACACACCCGCGCGTCAGGCCGCGCGGCGCTTGAGCTTGCGACGCTCCCGCTCGGAGAGCCCGCCCCAGATGCCGAACCGCTCGTCGTGGCCGAGCGCGTACTCCAGGCACTCGCCCTTGACCTCGCAGCGGCCACAGATCCGCTTCGCCTCCCGCGTCGATCCCCCCTTCTCGGGGAAGAACGCCTCCGGGTCGGTCTGCGAGCACAGTGCCCGCTCCTGCCACTCCGGCGCGTCCCCGAGCAGGTCGGCCACTTCCACTTGGCCGTCCATCAACGTGCCCCCTTCGCCGCCGGTGAACCACCGGCTGATCCCCCACGCGGAAGCGTGTCCAGCTACGTACGTACCACATGCCTTTCCGCCATCTGACAACTACTGTCCGATTAGCGGCAAGTGTGGCCTTCCGTTCGCACAACCCCATCGAAATTACACGCGTGTTATGCGTGCGTCGTCAAGCCGAACCTGATAAATAGGGTCACTTTCCCGGAGCGCCACCGTGAGTGGTCTCGTAACCTGCCCTATCGATTCAGACCCGGCCG
This genomic window from Catenuloplanes niger contains:
- a CDS encoding immune inhibitor A domain-containing protein, translating into MARSHVVRGAAAAIVAIPLVAMVPAQPAAAEPGGTIEPYASDMRVLDQDRVKTYKLDDAVSTQARRSAPVTTAAATPPVGTVRQWLALDDAAGQYYFKDYTLRGVGEKIEVWVANDTAFPEGDCRNPTGATVVTDEQVNALVTEFDTNIYPKETAAFSTPPDRDGTNATLPGRDFTGDGDKTVTLVDNVRDDNFYDFPAASTYIAGFFSTAINNYTDRNVQTIDAFDWAHRTGANPPNEPTDDVCTSRPARPRAYEGTFAHEWQHLLLSYVDPDESTWVNEGLSDYAQFLVGYSNTAATVYESGQDGHLVCFQGFGPVQTDFNTNPRDCGGPENSLTLWGESPNPAAVLADYGNAYEFMQFLHDRYGPDFLTALHRDADLQGLASVAALAKKEGVKDIYQLIHDYQSMVLLDKIVGGRWGVSLGVPKSRVTSASLTSTVNLANPTANATPGAAPNGADYVLLQDRNGRALKGKDLRSVQFTGAATLPTQPLQWTIVNDDPDRPGNPVLFSGNENNTDASAVFESTVPAASPTLTFLAKYGAEADYDYGYVSVSTDGGKTYTIIPGDRTVDAPLGPGLNGTTDGFEPHSYDLSAYAGQSVLISIRYVSDGGVNEGGLLVDDIAVGGTPVSDGSSLDPFDSPSEVSPTPVDNWNVKLIGIDEKLGVSWQFEYDGKNSLKLGQLSTLLLAAFPKVVAVVAYDEPTEQIQQYAPYTLTVNGVLQPGGAPLS
- a CDS encoding DUF3499 domain-containing protein, whose product is MRSPRRCSRNGCPRQAVATLTYVYTESTAVVGPLSAFAEPHTYDLCEPHARSLTAPRGWELVRHEGEFTPPPPTTDDLVALAEAVREAARPVQPRPEDYEQKPAPGQPGPQTGRRGHLRVIPPA
- a CDS encoding metallopeptidase family protein, with amino-acid sequence MPATVPLARTKAEIFDDLVLDTVESLERRYAKELAGVEFAVEDVPPDLNVYDSDVLEDGEVPLARLLPGRPGRQEVPPRIVLYRRPLEFRAMDREDLADLVHDVIIEQVANLLGVDPDELSS
- a CDS encoding WhiB family transcriptional regulator, with the protein product MDGQVEVADLLGDAPEWQERALCSQTDPEAFFPEKGGSTREAKRICGRCEVKGECLEYALGHDERFGIWGGLSERERRKLKRRAA